One Bradyrhizobium manausense DNA segment encodes these proteins:
- a CDS encoding extracellular solute-binding protein — MSRNSITRRSFVGAAAVATLAPCITPAKAAGPIRVISHRQPALEYYTDQMKKALPEGQVSVELMPIDKEVELASITMSSRSDAIDVAYLNDTTMQKFAASGWLEPLDDLWAKYKDEFKLDDFPKSVIESISYNGHIYSMPILTNTEMFFYREDLFKDNGVALPKTMQDYMEAAKKLHQGRVSGTVMTLKPVDGCLNEAHWYLNALGEGWFDKSWKPIFNQPAGVNAISTMKQMTAFAPRGFTSAANDESTINLQQGLAAMGLQWFTRAASMDDEKKSRFVGKINWIAPPGGGQRIANDGFAISKYSSKDKDAIFKMVATAASQESMQRGAEFAMPPRLSVLGDPGLAKKYRWYPGARASLEVGKPFPSMPDFLDVGAIVTRYILQAVTNEKEVKAALDQAAQETTELLQTRGYYK, encoded by the coding sequence ATGAGCCGGAACTCGATCACCCGCAGATCATTTGTGGGAGCGGCCGCCGTAGCGACCCTCGCGCCCTGCATCACACCTGCGAAAGCGGCAGGACCGATCCGGGTCATCAGCCACCGTCAGCCAGCCCTGGAATACTACACTGACCAGATGAAGAAGGCCCTCCCAGAAGGGCAGGTCTCGGTCGAACTCATGCCGATCGACAAGGAGGTCGAGCTGGCATCGATTACGATGTCGTCCCGCTCCGACGCAATCGATGTCGCCTATCTCAACGACACGACGATGCAGAAATTCGCGGCGAGCGGTTGGCTGGAGCCGCTAGACGACCTCTGGGCAAAGTACAAGGATGAATTCAAGCTCGATGACTTTCCGAAATCGGTCATCGAGTCGATCAGTTACAACGGCCATATCTATTCGATGCCGATCCTGACCAACACGGAGATGTTCTTTTACCGTGAGGACCTGTTCAAGGATAATGGCGTGGCTCTTCCAAAGACCATGCAAGATTACATGGAAGCCGCCAAGAAGCTCCATCAGGGGCGCGTCTCCGGAACGGTCATGACATTGAAGCCGGTCGACGGCTGCCTGAACGAGGCGCACTGGTACCTGAACGCCCTAGGGGAAGGCTGGTTCGACAAGAGCTGGAAACCAATCTTCAATCAGCCAGCCGGCGTGAACGCCATCAGCACGATGAAGCAGATGACCGCATTCGCGCCTCGCGGCTTCACTTCCGCAGCCAACGACGAATCGACCATCAATCTGCAGCAGGGCCTCGCTGCAATGGGACTGCAATGGTTCACACGCGCGGCGTCAATGGACGACGAGAAGAAATCACGCTTTGTCGGCAAGATAAACTGGATCGCGCCACCGGGCGGCGGCCAACGTATCGCCAATGACGGCTTTGCCATCTCGAAATACTCGTCCAAGGACAAGGATGCCATCTTCAAGATGGTTGCGACGGCAGCCAGTCAGGAGAGCATGCAAAGGGGTGCGGAATTCGCAATGCCGCCCCGCCTTTCCGTTCTCGGAGATCCCGGGCTTGCCAAGAAGTATCGATGGTATCCCGGTGCCCGAGCCTCTCTGGAGGTCGGAAAGCCGTTTCCGTCAATGCCCGACTTCCTCGATGTGGGGGCAATCGTCACACGATACATCCTGCAGGCGGTGACCAACGAGAAGGAAGTCAAGGCCGCCTTGGATCAGGCTGCGCAAGAGACGACCGAGTTGCTGCAAACCCGCGGCTACTACAAGTAA
- a CDS encoding ANTAR domain-containing response regulator translates to MRRQFERLGIEGIAWTPGEPVDLTPDLALIDDEFLPLLHPVQRAFLARCPVIALLGTETPSRLKLVFELDPASFLIKPLRSAGIYAALVMAFERNERTIELKQQVRKLEQRLRSRRVVLAAVLQVMHSHALAEPAAFALIRRSAMEQRKTIEELSAEITAKGMLPRATG, encoded by the coding sequence AGGCATCGCGTGGACGCCAGGCGAACCGGTCGATCTTACGCCGGACCTGGCGCTGATCGACGACGAGTTCCTGCCCTTGCTGCACCCGGTGCAACGCGCGTTCCTGGCGCGCTGCCCGGTCATCGCCCTGCTCGGCACCGAGACGCCGAGCCGCCTGAAGCTGGTGTTCGAGCTCGACCCGGCCTCGTTCCTGATCAAACCGCTGCGTTCGGCTGGCATCTACGCGGCGCTCGTCATGGCGTTCGAGCGCAACGAACGCACCATTGAATTGAAACAACAGGTGCGCAAGCTCGAGCAACGTCTGCGGTCCCGCCGCGTCGTTCTGGCCGCCGTTCTCCAGGTGATGCATTCGCACGCGCTGGCCGAGCCGGCCGCCTTTGCGCTGATCCGAAGATCAGCCATGGAGCAGCGCAAGACGATCGAGGAGCTTTCCGCGGAGATCACCGCAAAGGGCATGCTCCCGCGCGCGACCGGCTAG